A stretch of the Ictidomys tridecemlineatus isolate mIctTri1 chromosome 5, mIctTri1.hap1, whole genome shotgun sequence genome encodes the following:
- the LOC101964928 gene encoding olfactory receptor 11G2 — protein MNGSNQEHTVSVTHFILMGFPSSPEMQLLYFGLFSITYTLTLMGNAAIACAVRGDRRLHNPMYILLGNFSLLEICYVTSTVPNMLANFLSTSKSISFVSCFAQFYFFFSFGYDEGFFLCFMAFDRYLAICHPLHYPRIMTRQLCTGLIIFGWSCGFIFFLTPFIFISRLSYCGPNIINHFMCDPVPLMMLSCSEDATTQFIYSAFNSFFMIGTLLFILSSYALVILAVVRMPSAASKRKAFLTCASHLAVVTLFYGSILMMYVGPESGHTVKMQKIITLFYSVITPLCNPLIYSLRNKEMKDALRKIFRTEQGVHKI, from the coding sequence ATGAACGGGTCCAACCAAGAACACACAGTCTCTGTTacccacttcatcctcatgggCTTTCCCTCCAGCCCAGAAATGCAGCTCCTCTACTTTGGGCTCTTCTCCATAACCTACACTCTGACCCTGATGGGGAACGCAGCCATTGCCTGTGCTGTGAGGGGAGACCGGCGCCTTCACAACCCCATGTACATCCTTCTGGGAAATTTCTCTCTCCTGGAAATATGCTATGTCACCTCCACTGTCCCCAACATGTTGGCCAACTTCCTCTCCACAAGCAAGTCCATCTCTTTTGTGAGCTGTTTTGCACAATTctacttcttcttctcctttgggTATGATGAGGGCTTCTTCCTTTGCTTCATGGCCTTTGACAGGTACCTTGCTATCTGTCATCCTCTGCATTACCCACGCATCATGACCAGACAGCTGTGCACTGGCCTCATCATCTTTGGATGGTCATGTGGGTTCATCTTCTTTCTAACTccgtttatttttatttcacggTTATCCTATTGTGGTCCAAATATCATCAACCATTTTATGTGTGATCCTGTCCCATTGATGATGCTGTCCTGTTCTGAAGATGCTACCACCCAGTTCATTTACTCtgccttcaattcttttttcatgATTGGCACTTTGctgtttattctttcttcttatgCTCTAGTGATTCTAGCTGTGGTGAGGATGCCCTCAGCAGCAAGCAAACGCAAGGCTTTCTTGACTTGTGCTTCTCACCTGGCAGTTGTCACCCTTTTTTATGGTTCTATTTTGATGATGTATGTTGGCCCTGAATCAGGACACAcagtaaaaatgcaaaaaattatTACCTTATTTTATTCTGTGATAACACCTCTATGTAATCCTCTAATATATagcctgaggaacaaggagaTGAAAGATGCTCTGAGGAAAATCTTCAGAACTGAACAAGGTGTTCATAAAATATGA